In Arthrobacter citreus, a single genomic region encodes these proteins:
- a CDS encoding YybS family protein, which produces MKSTRFITEGAVLLAIYSVLLLIFRFVPFLTLIMAFLMPLPFIILSIKYTIKESLLICCVALGLTLVITSFSLLPVTLMYSTVGIAIGYLIKNERSKGEILLTSTFLYLIHTVLLYILSKAVFHIDIVKQNIDLLTEAIEKSKELSASLGTKTNDDALNNLIHTIKLIPTLLPSLLLMTSFILAFLTQLVTFPLIRRLGYKIPKFKPFREFRLPVGFMWIFLIVMFVSFFQLTPGSFLNTAVTNMIFVLQILLVIQGYASIYYFSYLKQFSKAIPTTILIVSLFVQALTSIVLLIGIVSIGIFNRRRN; this is translated from the coding sequence TTGAAATCAACCCGCTTTATTACTGAAGGTGCAGTACTCTTAGCAATCTATTCAGTACTGTTACTAATATTTAGGTTCGTACCATTTCTCACGTTAATAATGGCTTTCCTTATGCCACTGCCATTTATTATTCTTAGTATTAAATATACAATCAAAGAGTCACTTCTAATATGTTGTGTGGCACTTGGATTGACACTTGTTATCACTTCTTTCTCTTTACTCCCTGTTACTTTAATGTATTCGACAGTTGGAATTGCAATTGGATATTTAATAAAGAATGAGAGAAGTAAAGGCGAGATTTTACTTACTAGTACCTTTTTATATTTAATACATACCGTACTTCTGTACATACTATCTAAAGCAGTTTTTCATATTGACATAGTTAAACAGAATATTGATCTGCTAACGGAAGCAATTGAAAAAAGTAAGGAGCTTAGTGCCAGCCTTGGTACAAAAACTAATGATGATGCTTTAAATAATCTTATTCATACTATTAAGTTAATCCCTACATTGCTCCCTTCGTTACTATTAATGACTAGCTTTATACTTGCCTTCTTAACTCAGTTAGTAACCTTTCCATTAATAAGAAGACTTGGTTATAAAATTCCAAAATTCAAACCTTTTAGAGAGTTTAGGCTCCCTGTAGGATTTATGTGGATCTTTTTAATCGTAATGTTTGTTTCGTTTTTTCAGTTAACGCCAGGTAGTTTCCTCAATACCGCAGTCACTAACATGATTTTTGTTCTGCAGATTTTACTTGTCATTCAAGGGTACGCATCAATATATTATTTTAGTTATTTAAAACAGTTTTCTAAAGCGATCCCAACGACTATTTTGATTGTGAGTCTTTTTGTCCAAGCATTAACTAGTATAGTTTTACTAATTGGAATCGTTTCAATTGGAATATTTAATAGAAGAAGAAATTAA
- the rpsR gene encoding 30S ribosomal protein S18 has protein sequence MGGRKGGRAKRRKVCYFTSNGITTIDFKDTELLKRFVSERGKILPRRVTGTSAKYQRKLTIAIKRSRQMALLPYVAE, from the coding sequence ATGGGTGGACGTAAAGGTGGACGCGCTAAACGTCGTAAAGTTTGTTACTTTACTTCAAATGGCATCACTACAATCGACTTCAAAGATACTGAGTTATTAAAACGTTTCGTTTCTGAGCGTGGTAAAATTTTACCTCGTCGTGTAACTGGTACTTCTGCGAAATACCAACGCAAATTAACGATCGCGATCAAACGCTCTCGTCAAATGGCATTATTACCATACGTAGCTGAATAA
- the ssb gene encoding single-stranded DNA-binding protein produces MINRVVLVGRLTKDPDLRYTPSGVAVATFTLAVNRTYSNQQGERDADFINCVIWRKPAENVANFLKKGSLAGVEGRIQTRSFDGQDGKRVYVTEVVADSVQFLEPRNASGNQGGSFGANQQNQGFNAGNPFEAPSQKPSFNDDPFGGTSKTIDITDDDLPF; encoded by the coding sequence ATGATTAATCGTGTTGTACTTGTAGGTCGCCTAACAAAGGATCCAGATTTACGTTATACGCCAAGTGGGGTTGCCGTGGCAACATTTACTCTAGCGGTGAATCGTACCTACTCAAATCAGCAAGGCGAAAGAGACGCAGATTTTATTAACTGTGTGATCTGGAGAAAACCTGCTGAAAACGTAGCAAACTTCTTGAAAAAAGGAAGTTTAGCTGGTGTTGAAGGTCGTATTCAAACTAGAAGTTTCGATGGTCAAGATGGTAAGAGAGTATATGTAACTGAAGTTGTAGCTGACTCTGTTCAATTCTTAGAACCAAGAAATGCGTCAGGTAACCAAGGTGGTTCGTTCGGTGCGAACCAACAAAATCAAGGTTTTAACGCTGGAAATCCTTTCGAAGCACCATCTCAAAAGCCTAGCTTTAATGATGATCCATTTGGTGGGACAAGCAAAACGATTGATATTACTGATGACGATCTTCCTTTCTAA
- a CDS encoding 30S ribosomal protein S6: MNKYEIMYIVRPNMEDEAQKALVERFNSVLTEQGAEITNVKEWGKRRLAYEINDFRDGHYMLVNVSAKPEAVQEFDRLAKISEDIIRHIVIREEEK; the protein is encoded by the coding sequence ATGAATAAATACGAAATCATGTACATCGTTCGTCCAAACATGGAAGACGAGGCACAAAAAGCATTAGTTGAGCGTTTCAACAGCGTTTTAACTGAACAAGGTGCAGAAATCACAAACGTTAAAGAGTGGGGTAAACGTCGTTTAGCTTATGAAATTAACGATTTCCGTGATGGACACTACATGCTTGTAAACGTTTCTGCTAAACCAGAAGCTGTACAAGAATTCGATCGTTTAGCGAAAATCAGCGAAGATATCATCCGCCACATCGTTATTCGTGAAGAAGAAAAATAA
- the ychF gene encoding redox-regulated ATPase YchF — MPLTAGIVGLPNVGKSTLFNAITQAGAESANYPFCTIDPNVGVVEVPDYRLEKLTELVQPKKTVPTTFEFTDIAGIVKGASKGEGLGNKFLSHIREVDAICQVVRCFADDNITHVSGKVDPIADIETINLELILADLESVEKRIDRVAKLAKQKDKDASYEHEILVKLRDAFESDKPARSVEFTEEQMKVVKGLHLLTTKPMLYITNVGEDDLADSSDNEYVERVKAFAAEEGSQVIVISAKIEEEIAELDDEEKRTFLQELGIEESGLDQLIRAAYSLLGLATYFTAGVQEVRAWTFKKGMKAPQCAGVIHTDFERGFIRAETVSYEDLANYGNMTSAKEAGKVRLEGKEYIVQDGDVMHFRFNV, encoded by the coding sequence ATGCCATTAACAGCAGGTATCGTAGGTTTACCAAACGTAGGAAAGTCGACATTATTTAATGCAATTACACAAGCTGGTGCTGAATCAGCAAACTATCCTTTTTGTACAATTGACCCAAATGTAGGTGTAGTAGAAGTACCAGATTATCGTTTAGAAAAATTAACAGAATTAGTTCAACCAAAAAAAACTGTTCCAACAACTTTTGAATTTACTGATATCGCAGGAATCGTAAAAGGTGCAAGTAAAGGTGAAGGTTTAGGGAATAAGTTTTTATCTCATATTCGTGAAGTAGATGCAATTTGCCAAGTAGTTCGTTGTTTTGCAGACGATAATATTACTCACGTATCTGGAAAGGTTGATCCAATTGCAGATATTGAGACAATTAACTTAGAGTTAATTCTTGCAGACTTAGAATCAGTTGAAAAACGTATTGATCGTGTAGCAAAATTAGCAAAGCAAAAAGACAAAGATGCATCTTATGAGCATGAAATTTTAGTGAAATTAAGAGATGCATTTGAAAGTGATAAGCCAGCTCGTTCAGTAGAGTTTACAGAAGAACAAATGAAAGTAGTAAAAGGATTACACTTATTAACGACAAAACCAATGCTTTACATTACAAATGTTGGCGAAGATGATCTTGCAGATTCTTCAGATAACGAATATGTTGAAAGAGTAAAAGCATTTGCAGCAGAAGAAGGTTCACAAGTAATTGTAATTAGTGCGAAAATTGAAGAAGAAATTGCTGAGCTAGATGACGAAGAAAAGCGCACATTCCTTCAAGAGCTAGGGATTGAAGAATCAGGTTTAGATCAATTAATTCGTGCAGCTTATTCTTTATTAGGACTAGCTACTTATTTTACAGCAGGTGTACAAGAAGTAAGAGCTTGGACATTTAAAAAAGGCATGAAAGCTCCACAATGCGCTGGCGTAATCCATACTGACTTTGAACGTGGGTTTATCCGTGCAGAAACAGTTTCATATGAAGATTTAGCGAATTACGGTAACATGACTTCAGCAAAAGAAGCTGGTAAAGTACGTTTAGAAGGTAAAGAGTATATTGTTCAAGACGGAGATGTAATGCACTTCCGTTTCAATGTTTAA
- a CDS encoding DUF951 domain-containing protein, translated as MEEKSFNLNDIVEMKKPHPCGENRWKIIRMGMDIRLKCEGCEHSVLIPRREFSRKLKKVLVRAEE; from the coding sequence GTGGAAGAAAAATCTTTTAATCTAAACGATATAGTTGAAATGAAAAAACCTCACCCATGTGGTGAGAACAGATGGAAAATTATTCGAATGGGTATGGATATTCGTTTAAAGTGTGAGGGGTGCGAGCATAGCGTGTTAATACCACGCAGAGAGTTCTCACGAAAATTAAAAAAGGTTTTAGTTCGAGCTGAAGAGTAG
- a CDS encoding mechanosensitive ion channel family protein, giving the protein MNNAADTIETAEKTIKKSMLTPDQWDTIFRSSIKIALIIIASVLAVKLGRKLIRNLLKVNARGPLQVSERRSVTLIKLMENIIAYVVFFIAALTILPIFGVEIKGLLVGAGIGGVAIGFGAQSLVKDIISGFFILFEDQFSVGDYIRIQTFEGTVQSIGLKTTKIRSSTGELHIIQNGMITEVTNFSLHNAVALVDISISYEGDIEHAQSVIEEHLETMPDRYEDMVKAPEFLGIQNLGPTEVTLRIASEVKAMTQFKISRAIRKEIKEVLARNNIDMPYPKMVLYKQPEAKNENANV; this is encoded by the coding sequence ATGAATAACGCGGCGGATACAATAGAGACAGCCGAAAAGACAATAAAAAAAAGCATGTTAACGCCAGATCAATGGGACACCATTTTTCGTTCATCAATAAAAATAGCCTTAATTATCATTGCTTCGGTTTTGGCTGTGAAACTCGGAAGAAAGTTAATCCGTAATCTATTAAAGGTCAATGCAAGGGGTCCATTACAAGTATCAGAAAGAAGATCTGTAACGCTTATTAAGCTGATGGAAAATATAATTGCCTATGTAGTATTTTTTATTGCTGCCTTGACCATTCTTCCGATATTTGGAGTTGAAATTAAAGGGCTTTTAGTTGGGGCCGGAATTGGTGGTGTAGCAATCGGTTTTGGTGCACAAAGCTTAGTAAAAGATATCATTTCTGGATTTTTTATTTTGTTTGAAGATCAGTTTTCAGTTGGTGACTATATAAGGATTCAAACCTTTGAAGGAACGGTGCAATCAATTGGATTAAAGACAACAAAAATTAGAAGCTCAACTGGTGAACTTCATATTATTCAAAATGGAATGATTACGGAAGTAACCAATTTTTCATTACATAATGCAGTTGCCTTAGTAGATATTAGCATTTCATATGAAGGCGATATTGAACACGCGCAAAGTGTAATTGAAGAACATTTAGAAACAATGCCAGATCGATATGAAGATATGGTAAAGGCTCCAGAGTTTCTTGGAATACAAAATTTAGGGCCAACAGAAGTAACATTACGAATCGCTTCGGAAGTTAAAGCCATGACACAGTTTAAAATTTCTAGAGCAATTCGAAAAGAAATTAAGGAAGTACTTGCAAGAAATAACATAGATATGCCGTATCCAAAAATGGTATTATATAAACAACCAGAAGCTAAAAATGAAAATGCGAATGTATAG
- the yyaC gene encoding spore protease YyaC has protein sequence MQFSANPLRNLFKDDYSVFLDDDNAINRFADRLCKSLPSLHNKEIVFVCIGTDRSTGDSLGPLVGTMLGELNLSRFRYYGTLDEPIHALNLSEQLERIKGKYNNPFIVAVDACLGRVKSIGSVRLSNGPLKPGAAMKKELPLVGEINLTGVVNVSGFMEFYVLQNTRLSLVMKMAKFIANSIKETETRHTCQLEF, from the coding sequence ATGCAATTTTCGGCAAATCCTTTGCGTAACCTATTTAAGGATGACTATTCAGTGTTTTTAGATGATGATAACGCTATTAATCGATTTGCAGATCGTTTATGTAAGTCGCTTCCAAGTTTACACAATAAAGAAATTGTTTTTGTTTGCATTGGAACTGACCGTTCTACTGGAGACTCTCTAGGTCCTCTTGTTGGAACTATGTTAGGAGAACTAAACTTAAGTAGGTTTCGTTATTATGGTACTCTTGATGAGCCAATTCATGCGTTAAATCTTTCAGAACAGCTCGAAAGAATTAAAGGGAAGTATAACAATCCGTTTATTGTTGCTGTAGACGCATGCTTAGGTCGCGTGAAAAGTATTGGCAGTGTACGTTTATCTAATGGACCATTAAAACCTGGCGCTGCTATGAAGAAAGAACTACCTCTGGTTGGTGAGATTAATTTAACTGGCGTAGTAAATGTTAGTGGGTTTATGGAATTCTATGTTTTACAAAACACTAGATTAAGTCTTGTTATGAAGATGGCTAAGTTTATTGCAAATTCAATAAAAGAAACTGAAACAAGACATACATGCCAATTAGAATTTTAG